ACGCCGAGCAGCACGGTGCCCGTGCCGATGACGTAGGGGAAGACGCGCGGGCCGACCGGGTCGCCGAATCCGATCCGCAGCGTCGTGGCGTCGTAGAAGGTGTAGGCGCCGACCAGCACGAGCGCGGCGGCGAGACCGAGCTGGGCGAGGTCGCGCTCGGGCGGCGCGGTGCCGTCCGTGGACGTGGGGCGGGTGTCGAGTGGTGTGCTCACAGCAGGTCCAGCTCCTCGAGGGTGGTGGCGACGCGCTCGTCCTGCTCCACGAGGAACTGGGTGAAGTCGTCGCCGGTCTTGAACTCGTCGATCCAGCCGTTGTCCTCGAGGGCCTGGCGCCACTCGGGGGTGTCGTGCATCTCCTCGAGCATCGCGATCAGCTCGTCGCGCCGCTCCTCGGAGATGCCGGGCGGGGCGAAGACGCCGCGCCAGTTGGTGAAGACCAGGTCGATGCCCGACTCGGTCAGCGTGGGCGACTCGCTGATGCCCTCACCCTTCAGCCGCTCCTCGCCGGAGACGGCCAGCAGCCGCAGCTCGCCGGAGGACAGCTGGCCGGTGAACTCGCCGACGCCGGAGAAGCCGACGTCGATCTTCTTGCCGAGCAGCGCGCTGGTGAGCGGCCCGCCGCCGTCGTACGGCACGTAGCGCACGTCGCGGGGCTCGACACCGATCGCGCTGGCGAGCTGCATCGGGAACAGGTGGTCCGGGCCACCGGGCGACGACCCGCCGCCGACGACGATCGAGCCGGGGTCCTTCTTCCACGCCGCGACAAGGTCGTCGATGGTCACGTAGGGCGAGTCCGACGGGACGAGCACGCCCTCCTGGTCCTCGATCAGCTGGGCCAGGGGAGTGGCGTCGTCGAGCTTGTAGGGGGCGCCGAAGGAGTAGAGCGACCCGACGACGCCGAGCCCGGCGGTCATCATGGTGCGCTCGTCGCCCTCGGCGTTCATCAGCCGCGTCATCGCCACCGAGCCGCCGGCACCGATGACGTTGGTGACCTCGAAGGAGCCGCCGGTGATGTCACCGTGGTCCATCACGGCGACGGCCGCGCGGCCGGTCTGGTCGTAGCCACCGCCGGGGCTGTTGGGGATCAGCATCGTGAGGTCCCGGCTCTGGTCGCCGCGGGTCACCCCGCAGCCGGTCGCCAGCACCAGCGCGCTGCCGAGCGCCACCGCGGTGGCGATGGCCCTCGTCGTCCTTCGGCGCCTCATGCGCCCTCCGATCTGTAGGGGGATCTCTCGGGGGTTCGGGGACGGTCCGCGCACGGACCCGTCCAGACGATGGTGGAGACTGCCTGTGGTGCTCGTCACGCTTGGGAAAGCAATGGAGGTTGTGGAACTTGTGGTCACGCTCGCGGTGGTGGCCGGCGACGCTCGCCGGCCAGTTCCTGGTGCTCCAGGTGAGCGTGATGCTGGTCGTCGTGGTGGTGGCGAGCGTGGTCTCGGTGCAGCAGAGCGACGCCGACTTCCGCGCCACCCAGGGCGCACGGCTGCGGGAGGCGGCGGAGAGCCTCGCCAACACGAAGTTCATCCGGCTGTCCTTCCGCACCGGCACGGTCGCCGAGAACCGGGCGTCGCTGGCCACCATCACCCAGCAGGCCCGTTACAGCGCGCAGGCGAGCGGGGCCTACCTCGCCGATCCCGACGGGACTGTGCAGGTCAGCAGCGACTTCGCCGGCCGCGGCGAGCGGCTCGACCTCCTCGGGAGCGCGACGCAGCGCCTCCGCCCCTGGACCGGTGACGTCGACGACTTCGGCACCCCGTCCATCGCCGCCCAGGTGCCGATCATCAACCGTGGGGGAGACCTCGTCGGCATCGCGATGGTGGCCGAGGAGTACCCGACGTGGGGCGAGCGGGCGCGGGGGGTCCTGCCCGACCTCCTGCCCGTCGCCGGCCTGGGTCTCGCGCTGGGGATGGCGGGGTCGTTCCTGCTGTCCCGCCTGATCCGACGGCGTACGCGCGGGCTGGAGCCGGCCGCGATCGCCGCGCTGGCCGACCAGCGCGAGGCCCTGCTCCACTCGATCCGCGAGGGCGTGGTGGCGGTGTCCGACGACGGCACGGTCACCGTGCTCAGCGACAGCGCGCGCGAGCTGTTGTCGCTGACGGGTGACGTCGAGGGCCAGCGCGTCGACGACCTCGACCTCGACCCGGCGGTGCACGACCTGCTCGCCGACCCGGCCGAGATCCGCGACCAAGTGGTGGTGCTCGGCGAGCGGGTGCTGGTCGTCAACCGCAACCCGGTCGTGGAGCGGGGGAGGAGGGTCGCGTCCGTCACCACCCTGCGCGACCGCACCGAGCTGCTCGCTCTGCAGAGCGAGCTCAGCGCGCGCCAGTCGATCACGAACACGCTGCGCGCGCAGACCCACGAGTTCCACAACCAGCTGCACACCATCTCCGGGCTCGTGCAGCTCGGGGAGTACGACGAGGTGTCGCGGCTGGTCGGCACCCTCAGCCGTCGCCGCCGCGAGATCTCCGACGCCGTGCTCGCGCACGTCGGGGACCCGGCGGTCGCGGCGCTCCTGATCGCCAAGACCAGCCTGGCCGCCGAGCGCGGCATCGACCTGCGTGTCGGCGCCGGGAGCCACCTGCCCCGCCTAGACCCGGAGGCGTCCACCGACGTCGGCACGGTGCTGGGCAACCTGGTCGACAACGCCGTGGACGCGTCGGTGTCGGTGGGCGGCACCGCCGTCGAGGTCGGGCTGGCGCTCGACGAGGACGTCGTGCACCTGACCGTGAGCGACACGGGTCCCGGGGTCCCGGCCGAGCGGGTCGGCGAGATCTTCCGCCGCGGGTGGAGCACCAAGACGTCGCCGGCCGAGGGACGGGGTGTCGGACTGGCGCTGGTGCAGGTCGTCTGCGAGCGTCGGGGCGGCGCCGTGACCGTGGGTCGCGGCGCCGACGGCGGCGCCGTGTTCGAGGCCCGCCTGCCCGGCGCCGAGGTGGCACCGGAGCCGGTGTCCGGGAGGGAGGCGCGATGAGCGAGCTCGACGTGCTCGTCGTCGACGACGACTTCATGGTCGCCCGCATCCACACCCAGTTCGTCGACCGCACGCCCGGCTTCCGCGTCGTCGGCGTCTCCAGCACCGGGCAGGCCGCCCTCGACGACGTGGCGCGGCTGCGCCCCGACCTGGTGCTCCTCGACGTGCACCTGCCCGACATCACCGGCATCGACGTGCTGCGCCGGTTGCGCGCGAGCGGCGACGACGTCGGCGTGCTGGTCGTCACGGCCGCCCGCGAGGCCGACACGGTGCGCGCGGCAGCTGCCGGGGGAGCCGCCCACTACCTCGTGAAGCCCTTCGACTACGACGACCTGCGGGTGCGGCTGGAGTCGTTCCGGGCGGCGCACGTCGCGCTCGCCTCGGGGGCGCCGCGCCAGGACGACATCGACGCCGTCTTCGGTGCCGCGACGTCGGCGCCGACGGCGGCGCTGCCCAAGGG
This genomic interval from Nocardioides palaemonis contains the following:
- a CDS encoding sensor histidine kinase gives rise to the protein MWSRSRWWPATLAGQFLVLQVSVMLVVVVVASVVSVQQSDADFRATQGARLREAAESLANTKFIRLSFRTGTVAENRASLATITQQARYSAQASGAYLADPDGTVQVSSDFAGRGERLDLLGSATQRLRPWTGDVDDFGTPSIAAQVPIINRGGDLVGIAMVAEEYPTWGERARGVLPDLLPVAGLGLALGMAGSFLLSRLIRRRTRGLEPAAIAALADQREALLHSIREGVVAVSDDGTVTVLSDSARELLSLTGDVEGQRVDDLDLDPAVHDLLADPAEIRDQVVVLGERVLVVNRNPVVERGRRVASVTTLRDRTELLALQSELSARQSITNTLRAQTHEFHNQLHTISGLVQLGEYDEVSRLVGTLSRRRREISDAVLAHVGDPAVAALLIAKTSLAAERGIDLRVGAGSHLPRLDPEASTDVGTVLGNLVDNAVDASVSVGGTAVEVGLALDEDVVHLTVSDTGPGVPAERVGEIFRRGWSTKTSPAEGRGVGLALVQVVCERRGGAVTVGRGADGGAVFEARLPGAEVAPEPVSGREAR
- a CDS encoding Bug family tripartite tricarboxylate transporter substrate binding protein, which encodes MRRRRTTRAIATAVALGSALVLATGCGVTRGDQSRDLTMLIPNSPGGGYDQTGRAAVAVMDHGDITGGSFEVTNVIGAGGSVAMTRLMNAEGDERTMMTAGLGVVGSLYSFGAPYKLDDATPLAQLIEDQEGVLVPSDSPYVTIDDLVAAWKKDPGSIVVGGGSSPGGPDHLFPMQLASAIGVEPRDVRYVPYDGGGPLTSALLGKKIDVGFSGVGEFTGQLSSGELRLLAVSGEERLKGEGISESPTLTESGIDLVFTNWRGVFAPPGISEERRDELIAMLEEMHDTPEWRQALEDNGWIDEFKTGDDFTQFLVEQDERVATTLEELDLL
- a CDS encoding response regulator — its product is MSELDVLVVDDDFMVARIHTQFVDRTPGFRVVGVSSTGQAALDDVARLRPDLVLLDVHLPDITGIDVLRRLRASGDDVGVLVVTAAREADTVRAAAAGGAAHYLVKPFDYDDLRVRLESFRAAHVALASGAPRQDDIDAVFGAATSAPTAALPKGLSPETADAVETALAERGELSATECAEAVGISRVSARRYLEHFVARGNVTVRLQYGGAGRPERRYRRA